In a single window of the Bos taurus isolate L1 Dominette 01449 registration number 42190680 breed Hereford chromosome 23, ARS-UCD2.0, whole genome shotgun sequence genome:
- the PLA2G7 gene encoding platelet-activating factor acetylhydrolase isoform X2, producing MAAANIGQSKIPRGNGSYSVGCTDLMFDYTNKGTFLRLYYPSQDDDHSDTLWIPNKEYFLGLSKFLGTHWLVGKIMGLFFGSMTTPAAWNAHLRTGEKYPLIIFSHGLGAFRTIYSAIGIDLASHGFIVAAVEHRDGSASSTYYFKDQSAVEIGNKSWLYLRTLKRGEEEFPLRNEQLRQRAKECSQALSLILDIDHGRPVMNVLDLEFDVEQLKDSIDRDKIAIIGHSFGGATVIQTLSEDQRFRCGIALDAWMFPVGDEVYSRIPQPLFFINSERFQYPSNIIRMKKCFLPDRERKMITIRGSVHQNFVDFTFATSKIIGYLFTLKGDIDSNVAISLSNKASLAFLQKHLGLQKDFDQWDSLVEGEDHNLIPGTNINTTNHQATLQNSTGIERPNLD from the exons ATGGCTGCTGCAAACATTGGTCAATCTAAAATCCCCAGAGGAAATGGATCTTATTCCGTCGGTTGTACAGACTTGATGTTTGATTACACTAATAAG GGCACCTTCTTGCGTTTGTATTATCCATCTCAAGATGATGATCACTCCGACACCCTTTGGATCCcaaacaaagaatattttttgGGTCTTAGTAAATTTCTTGGAACACACTGGCTTGTGGGCAAAATTATGGGCTTATTCTTCG GTTCAATGACAACTCCTGCAGCCTGGAATGCACATCTGAGGACTGGGGAAAAATACCCactaattattttttctcatggTCTTGGAGCATTCAG GACGATTTATTCTGCTATTGGCATTGATCTGGCATCCCACGGGTTTATAGTTGCTGCTGTAGAACACAG GGATGGCTCTGCATCCTCGACATACTATTTCAAGGACCAGTCTGCTGTAGAAATAGGCAACAAGTCTTGGCTCTATCTCAGAACCCTGAAGCGAGGAGAGGAGGAGTTTCCTTTACGAAATGAGCAG TTACGGCAACGAGCAAAGGAATGTTCTCAAGCTCTCAGTTTGATTCTGGACATTGATCACGGGAGGCCAGTGATGAATGTACTAGATTTAGAGTTTGATGTGGAACAGCTGAAG GACTCTATTGATAGGGATAAAATAGCCATTATTGGACATTCTTTTGGTGGAGCCACAGTTATTCAGACTCTTAGTGAAGACCAGAGATTCAG GTGTGGCATTGCTCTGGATGCATGGATGTTTCCCGTGGGTGATGAAGTATATTCCAGAATTCCTCAACCCCTCTTTTTTATCAACTCGGAACGATTCCAATACCCTTCTAATAtcataagaatgaaaaaatgctTCTTACCTGATAGAGAACGAAAAATGATTACAATCAG GGGTTCGGTCCATCAGAATTTTGTTGACTTCACTTTTGCCACTAGCAAAATAATTGGCTACCTATTCACACTGAAAGGAGACATCGATTCCAATGTAGCCATCAGCCTTAGCAACAAAGCTTCCTTAGCGTTCTTACAAAAACATTTAG GACTTCAGAAAGATTTTGATCAGTGGGATTCTTTAGTTGAAGGCGAAGATCACAATCTTATTCCAGGGACCAACATTAACACAACCAACCACCAAGCCACTCTGCAGAACTCCACAGGAATAGAGAGACCAAATTTAGATtaa
- the PLA2G7 gene encoding platelet-activating factor acetylhydrolase precursor — MLPSKLHALFCLCTCLALVYPFDWQDLNPVAYIESPAWVSKIQALMAAANIGQSKIPRGNGSYSVGCTDLMFDYTNKGTFLRLYYPSQDDDHSDTLWIPNKEYFLGLSKFLGTHWLVGKIMGLFFGSMTTPAAWNAHLRTGEKYPLIIFSHGLGAFRTIYSAIGIDLASHGFIVAAVEHRDGSASSTYYFKDQSAVEIGNKSWLYLRTLKRGEEEFPLRNEQLRQRAKECSQALSLILDIDHGRPVMNVLDLEFDVEQLKDSIDRDKIAIIGHSFGGATVIQTLSEDQRFRCGIALDAWMFPVGDEVYSRIPQPLFFINSERFQYPSNIIRMKKCFLPDRERKMITIRGSVHQNFVDFTFATSKIIGYLFTLKGDIDSNVAISLSNKASLAFLQKHLGLQKDFDQWDSLVEGEDHNLIPGTNINTTNHQATLQNSTGIERPNLD; from the exons ATGTTACCGTCCAAATTGCATGCGCTTTTCTGCCTCTGCACCTGCCTTGCACTGGTTTATCCTTTTGACTGGCAAGACCTGAATCCAGTTGCCTATATTGAATCACCAG CATGGGTCAGTAAGATACAAGCTCTGATGGCTGCTGCAAACATTGGTCAATCTAAAATCCCCAGAGGAAATGGATCTTATTCCGTCGGTTGTACAGACTTGATGTTTGATTACACTAATAAG GGCACCTTCTTGCGTTTGTATTATCCATCTCAAGATGATGATCACTCCGACACCCTTTGGATCCcaaacaaagaatattttttgGGTCTTAGTAAATTTCTTGGAACACACTGGCTTGTGGGCAAAATTATGGGCTTATTCTTCG GTTCAATGACAACTCCTGCAGCCTGGAATGCACATCTGAGGACTGGGGAAAAATACCCactaattattttttctcatggTCTTGGAGCATTCAG GACGATTTATTCTGCTATTGGCATTGATCTGGCATCCCACGGGTTTATAGTTGCTGCTGTAGAACACAG GGATGGCTCTGCATCCTCGACATACTATTTCAAGGACCAGTCTGCTGTAGAAATAGGCAACAAGTCTTGGCTCTATCTCAGAACCCTGAAGCGAGGAGAGGAGGAGTTTCCTTTACGAAATGAGCAG TTACGGCAACGAGCAAAGGAATGTTCTCAAGCTCTCAGTTTGATTCTGGACATTGATCACGGGAGGCCAGTGATGAATGTACTAGATTTAGAGTTTGATGTGGAACAGCTGAAG GACTCTATTGATAGGGATAAAATAGCCATTATTGGACATTCTTTTGGTGGAGCCACAGTTATTCAGACTCTTAGTGAAGACCAGAGATTCAG GTGTGGCATTGCTCTGGATGCATGGATGTTTCCCGTGGGTGATGAAGTATATTCCAGAATTCCTCAACCCCTCTTTTTTATCAACTCGGAACGATTCCAATACCCTTCTAATAtcataagaatgaaaaaatgctTCTTACCTGATAGAGAACGAAAAATGATTACAATCAG GGGTTCGGTCCATCAGAATTTTGTTGACTTCACTTTTGCCACTAGCAAAATAATTGGCTACCTATTCACACTGAAAGGAGACATCGATTCCAATGTAGCCATCAGCCTTAGCAACAAAGCTTCCTTAGCGTTCTTACAAAAACATTTAG GACTTCAGAAAGATTTTGATCAGTGGGATTCTTTAGTTGAAGGCGAAGATCACAATCTTATTCCAGGGACCAACATTAACACAACCAACCACCAAGCCACTCTGCAGAACTCCACAGGAATAGAGAGACCAAATTTAGATtaa